The Bacteroidales bacterium DNA segment AACTGAACCTAAAAAAAGATTCCCGGTGCTTTACATGCACGACGGTCAAAACCTGTTTGACTCAAAAATTGCATACGGCGGGCAAGCCTGGGGCGTTGACAGCACAATAAAACGGGTGGCAAAGCAGGGATTATTTACTGAAATCATAGTTGTTGGTATCTGGAATACGTTTTATCGTTTTACAGAGTATATGCCTGAAAAACCATTCCTCAGGCTTAGTGATGAGATGCAGGAACTTCTAACAGAGGAATATGAAGGAGAACCTAAGGGTGATGAATACCTGAAATTCCTGGTTGAGGAATTAAAGCCTGTGATTGATCAAAATTTCAGAACTCTTCATGACACTGATCATACAATGATCATGGGGTCCAGCATGGGCGGACTGATTTCTGCCTATGCTTATTGTGAGTATCCGGAAGTATTTGGCAGGGCCGGATGCCTTTCGACGCACTGGATCGGAAGTCTTGAAGGCGATTTTGAAGAGTTTTCGAATGCCATGGCAGCTTATTTTGCCGACAATTTACCAGCTCCCGGCAATCACAAAATCTATTTTGATTTTGGTACGCTTAACCTCGATGCCTATTATGAGCATCATCAGCTAAAAATTGATTCAGTGATGAAACAGTGTGGCTATACACATAATATAGACTGGCTTACAAAAAAATTCCCCGGTCACGACCACAATGAAAAATCCTGGAGATCGAGGTTAAATATCCCTCTGAAATTCCTGGCCGGAACCGAGTAATTTTCGTCGGAGATTAAGAAGAATTTAAATCGGAACCTTTAGCTCTTAGATAGCCGAAGCACATTTAACCCATTTTGCGTTAAAAAAGCACCAGACATCCTTTTAATGCTGATTGGAGCATGTATTTGTCTTTTATCCTTTCGTCTGTTCCCTCTTAATTAATCTTAAAACTCAATGAAGTTTGGATTTACGTTGGCATAATAGCTATATTTGAGCCCAATTTTAATTTCTTTAAATTGAAGGGAAAGGACAAACTATGGAAATGAACGAAGTCGTGGCCAGGTTGCCAAAACACCTGATGAGTCTGATCATTGACCAACCTTATAATGACTATACCTGGCAGGATCATGCCGTGTGGCGCTATGTGATGCGTCAAAATGTGGAATATTTGAGCAAGGTTGCACATGGTTCCTATATTGATGGCTTAAAACGTACTGGAATCAGTCTTGATCTGATACCTCACATGTATGGAATGAACAGGATACTGAAGGAAATCGGTTGGGCAGCAGTGGCAGTTGACGGCTTTATTCCTCCTTCAGCTTTTATGGAATTTCAGGCTTACAATGTCCTGGTCATAGCTGCCGATATTCGGCCCGTTAGCCATATCGAATACACACCTGCGCCCGATATTATTCACGAGGCCGCCGGACATGCCCCCATCATTGCCGATCCAACCTACTCTGCCTACCTGCGGAAGTTTGGCGAAATCGGAGCGAAAGCTTTTTCGTCAGCTAAAGATTATCAGCAATACGAAGCCATCAGGCATTTATCTATACTTAAGGCTGATCCTTATACGCCAAAATCTGTGATTGAGAAAGCGGAAACTTTTCTTCATGAAATTGAGAAAAACCTTGGCCATCCTTCTGAAATGGCACTCCTTCGGAATTTACATTGGTGGACGGTTGAGTATGGCTTGATTGGCGATCTGAGAAAACCAAAAATTTATGGAGCTGGATTACTTTCCTCAATCGGTGAAAGTTATAGTTGCCTGAAAGATGATGTGCTCAAGTTGCCTTACTCGATCGAGGCTGTGAATTATAGTTTCGATATTACCAAACCTCAGCCACAACTATTTGTAACACCAAACTTCGACCATCTTACAGAGGTACTTAACCAGTTTTCAGGTTTTATGGCATTCCGCAGGGGAGGACTTTATGGGTTAAATCAGGCAATTAATTCCGAAAATATTGCAACCTGCGAGTACAGTTCCGGGCTTCAGGTATCAGGGATATTCAGCGAAGTGATTGCTGAAGGAGTTCAGCCGGTCTATCTGAAAACAAACACGCCAACGCAGTTGAGTTACAAGAATCATCAACTTGCAGGACATGATAAAGGGTATCACGCGCATGGGTTTGGTTCACCCGTGGGAAAATTTAGGGACACAGAAATTCCACCGGAGTTCCTCTCGTACAATGAATTGGTGGCCATGGGCATCGAAACCGGAAAACCGGTTCAAATTGAATTTGCTTCAGGTGTGAAAGTTACCGGCCAGCTTGAGAATATTTTGATCAAAGAAAATTCTAACCTGATTTTTTCATTCACCGACTGCATGGTGGTTTACAGAGATCAGGTTTTATTCAAACCGGAATGGGGTAAGTTTGATATGGCTGTTGGAAGTTCAATCAGTTCTGCCTATTCCGGCCCTGCCGATCCTGATATGTTTGGTTATGCATACCCGGTTCCACATGAAAAGACCCATAAAATCAAGCATTCGGCCGAAGCGTTGAAATTACATCAGTTCTATGGCGACCTGAGAAAGTTAAGGGAAAGTGGATCAACTGATCCCGATCTTACCGGCATCTGGAAGTCGGTAAGTCAAAATTATCCTGATGAATGGCTTCTTCCAATGGAAATTCTCGAGTTGGCAACCAAATTTGCTTTTAATGAACTTTCAGAAGAAATTCACTCCTATTTAATCAGAAAGCAGCATGAAAATAGCAGCCTGGTTAATTTGATCAGCAATGGACTAAGTCTGATAGGAAATTAAGGGATATCAAATGATTAGTACAAGCTGTATTTAATAAAATTATACCCGACACTCAGTCCTATGAAATAATTATAGATTTTATTTTTAGAATTGCTCACACTGCTGAAATCATCGTTTCCGGTTGCAATATAATAGTTACCGGAGCCTGAGGAGGATGAACTTTTTAAAGGAAAATAAGCCAATAAACCAATATCAAAAAGGTTATCCGATTTGTTGCCAGAAAGGTTGAAAAAGCCATTGATCCTGAACATCAGCGCCGGTGAGATGGCGTTTTTCTGAGAGATTTCCTCAATCTTCTTGTCTACGTCTGTATAATAGTTGTAAAAAGGGTCATCGGTTATGGGCTGTGGATTAAACGCTGTGTAAATTCCATGCCGCGAAAAGCTACCGGTGATGTCATAAGAGGTTTCAAATGGAACTGTAAGGTTAATACCAGTCTGAAATGACAAAGCCTGTAAAGATTTGGTCTTATCAGGAAATACTTTTCTGATTTCAGCAAATAAAGGCACTACTAAACCATTGCTTGCGGTAATATCGGTGTAATCTGTTCCGCTAACGAACACTTCAACCGGTGTGCCTAGTCTGTCCACGTAATCATAACCTACCTGCTCAAAGTTTTCACTGGTAATCTTGTATTGATATTGATAGTACGAAATACCAAGCCCGACGCCCAGGAATATATTTCTGCGATGTCTCAAAATATCTGGATTATTTGTGGAGAACCAGTTTCCAAATCCATTGAGAAAATCATCCATATTCAAATGCTTGACCAGCTCAATTCCAAATCCAAACTGGTACCCTGTTGCATTTGTAAAAGTTGATTCAGATGAAAAGTTCGCCAACTGGTTCTCGCTCTGACTGATCATTCCACCAAGCCCTCTGACCGACCATGAAAATCCATTCCACTTATAGGGTTGAACGGGAATCCAGAAACCATCTACATCTTGTGAATTCACTTTTCTACCCGCCCTTTTCCAGTCTGACGAAATATAATACCTACTCCCATCGCGATCAATCACAGTGTCAACTAATATTGATGCCCTGTTAGGGATTAGGCCAAGGTTTACCTTCCCTTCATTATTGGTTTTTGCAATCAACTTGCGGTTATTGATGGTTTCATCGTACTCGATACGAATATGACTAACCATCCCAACAGGCAAATAATCCGGGTCATAAGGTTCGACATTTGGATTGAAGAATGTCAAAATAACATTTGACCTGGCAATGTTTTCATCCACCAGTCGGATAGCGGTGATTTTCGGCTGATCATTAATCAGTTCCATTTCGACAAAATAACTTACTGCACTGACAACCGACCATCGGTTGTTGCCAAATGATTTTCTTATTTCGAATTGCAACTTGTTGGTTTTACCCAGGTTTGTGGTGTCAAAAGCTATTTCGGTGAAATTGAAACTGAAATCAGTGATTTTGTGGGTATCGTACCCGGTCTTGATGATGTCAATATAATCGCTAATGGTTACCAGTTCAAGGTATTTTCTGATTGTTGGCAATTCGGTGGATCTTAGCGTTGAATCTGGTTTGAAAGGAACATCGAAAACAATACGGGCATCCGGAGAAAAGCAATTTCTGAAAATACTTTCCCACGAAGGATCGTAGGCTCCCGTATTCATATCTCTGAAAAGGGAAGCATCGCGATAATCGTTCAATAACAAACGCGCCGCGTTCAACTTTTCATCATTGACGGCTCTTTGCCCTTTCACCGAGGGTAAAACCAACAGAAGTATCATGCCAGCAACAAGGATTTTGGTTAGATTTTTCATTGTCAGCATGTTATTGAACAATTAATTTGTAATTAAACAAACTTACCGGCGTACGGACCTTTAGCAGATAAACACCAGAAGTGATTGTGCCCGTAAGCGACAAATCCACATTTTCTTCGTGGCTGGCGGCTTTAAAATTACGACTATAGATCATCTGACCGGAAATACCGTAAATTTCGATGACACCGCCCTGTGTATTCACTCCGGGTGCAAACCTTACAGTAAAAAGGCCATTTCCCGGATTCGGATAAACGGTGATGGATTTGTCGGTAATTTCGTCAATATTTACCGGAACATTGAAAAACGAACGGGAACCACAGGAAGTCTCATCGAAATAGGCAATCACAAAATAGCTATAAACCAATGGATTAAATACGTGGCCATCGGGCAGGCGGCAATACCAATCATTTTTATCCGGAATGATATATTCCTGAACAAGCTCACCCGCGGCATTTTTCTGCAACCAACCCCATTGATAGGATTTGGCAAGGGTATCGGAACTGTAGAGCATATTGTCATTTTCTTTTCGCAGCACTGTTGAAGGTGGCGGCGCTTCAATATTGGTTACTTCAATTGTTTTGATGAATGGATCAGCAGCGCAGTCAAATTGGTTGAAGGCATAAAGGCGCAGAATATAGTTTCCGGGGGTGTCTCCCCAGTTGACAATGGCTATATTTCCAGAAACATCATAGGGGAGGGAACTGTTGGCAAACACACCTCCCGGGTTTTCATCATCAAGTTCCCATTTGAAATATACGCTGGGTTGGGGGTTGGGAACCTGGTAAATGACTCCTGCCTGGTCGCTGCAAACGGTCAATTCCCCGTCAAAACCAAAGGCTTCAGGCAGTTGATTGACTATGATGGTAAAATTATCCGAAACGGTGCGGAAAAAGTTTGTCACCTCAAGGCGATACGTGGTCGTTACTTTTGGTCCAAATACCGGAGTTAAAACGGTTGGATTTAGCGATAAAATTGAATCCGGAGGATCAGCAGTCCAGAGGTAAGTGCTTGATCCATAAGTGTCGGTGATGTTGGCTGAAGGATAACCCGGGTCGTCGGGATTCAACATTTGACCAAAGCAGATGGCAGTGGATTTCGGGGTTAATGTTACTGCAGGATCAATTTTGTAAGCAGCAAAGGGGAGAATTTCGGTGGTATCAGTAATTCCCAGGCCTGTAATT contains these protein-coding regions:
- a CDS encoding aromatic amino acid hydroxylase, whose amino-acid sequence is MEMNEVVARLPKHLMSLIIDQPYNDYTWQDHAVWRYVMRQNVEYLSKVAHGSYIDGLKRTGISLDLIPHMYGMNRILKEIGWAAVAVDGFIPPSAFMEFQAYNVLVIAADIRPVSHIEYTPAPDIIHEAAGHAPIIADPTYSAYLRKFGEIGAKAFSSAKDYQQYEAIRHLSILKADPYTPKSVIEKAETFLHEIEKNLGHPSEMALLRNLHWWTVEYGLIGDLRKPKIYGAGLLSSIGESYSCLKDDVLKLPYSIEAVNYSFDITKPQPQLFVTPNFDHLTEVLNQFSGFMAFRRGGLYGLNQAINSENIATCEYSSGLQVSGIFSEVIAEGVQPVYLKTNTPTQLSYKNHQLAGHDKGYHAHGFGSPVGKFRDTEIPPEFLSYNELVAMGIETGKPVQIEFASGVKVTGQLENILIKENSNLIFSFTDCMVVYRDQVLFKPEWGKFDMAVGSSISSAYSGPADPDMFGYAYPVPHEKTHKIKHSAEALKLHQFYGDLRKLRESGSTDPDLTGIWKSVSQNYPDEWLLPMEILELATKFAFNELSEEIHSYLIRKQHENSSLVNLISNGLSLIGN
- a CDS encoding alpha/beta hydrolase; the protein is MAQKKDTIVRIDSFKSQYVTARTVDIWLPPGYQTEPKKRFPVLYMHDGQNLFDSKIAYGGQAWGVDSTIKRVAKQGLFTEIIVVGIWNTFYRFTEYMPEKPFLRLSDEMQELLTEEYEGEPKGDEYLKFLVEELKPVIDQNFRTLHDTDHTMIMGSSMGGLISAYAYCEYPEVFGRAGCLSTHWIGSLEGDFEEFSNAMAAYFADNLPAPGNHKIYFDFGTLNLDAYYEHHQLKIDSVMKQCGYTHNIDWLTKKFPGHDHNEKSWRSRLNIPLKFLAGTE